In Candidatus Omnitrophota bacterium, the DNA window CAGGAATCAGATAAATTTTATAATGTAAAGATCACTATTCCTCAGCTTGTGGTGCTCGAGATGCTGACGCGTGACGGCGAGTCGCGTATGACGGACCTTGCCCGTTCTATAAATGTCACAACCGCCGCGATGACCGGCATAGTCGACAGGCTTGTAAGGGATGGATACGTTACACGGACAAGCGATTTAGAGGACAGGCGCGTTATAAAGATAAAGCCTACCGCTAAAGGCGCGCGGGTCGCGAAGAGCGCGCTCGAGCATAAAAAAGCCATCTTTCGAAAGATGTTTGGGGTCATATCCCAGGATGATAGGGAAGAGTATTTAAGGATACTGACGATAATACGCGATCGTATAGGCACGCCAGGAGCAGTAACGACGTGATAAAAAGAATACTCGCTGTTATAATGATGTGCGCTCTGGCGTTAGGTTATAACCCAACCTATGTATTGAGCGAAAGCGATTCTGCGTCGCTCGCCGCGCATAAAACATCCGCTAAGGCAAGGCCGAAAAATAATGATTTGGCCCCGGCGGTCCATGAGTCCGGCTCTTTGCCTGTCCAACTTTCTCAAGTAAGGCCTGCTCTCACGCTTTCCGATTGCTACCAGATGTCCCTGGTGCAGAGCGAAATAATCGCTATCAGCGCGGATCTCATTAAAGTGACCGAGGCCCATTTCCTGCAGGCCCTGTCGATAGGATTGCCGCACGTCTCATTCCAATCGAGCGATTTTCAGCAGGCGGACGCTACCATTGAAGATACGGGAGGGGGAGCATCCTCAGCCTCTGCAAGCCTTAAGAATTCCACGCGTAACTTTAATGCTACACAGACCCTTTTTAACGGTTTTAAGGCGATAGCCGCCATGAGAGGATCAAAATATGAGCGCAGTCAGCGTACAGAAGAGAAGACACGCGCCGAGCAGCTGCTCCTGGTCGACGTATCCAACGCGTTCTATCTTCTGATCGAAAAGCGGCAGGATATTAAAGTGCTTATCATGACCAGGGACGCTCTTGCCAACCGCGTCAAAGAACTGCGGGACAGAGCGGACATCGGTAAATCGAGGCCCAGCGAAATAGTGAATGCTAAGGCTCAATTCTACAGTGTTGAGGCTGCGCTCGAAGTTTCGAGGAGCCAGGAGGTCATCGCGCGCCAGTTATTGGAATTTTTGGTGGGGCAGCCTGTCGGGGAAGTTGTTGATATGTACAGATTCCCATCGAGGTTATTATCGGAGAGCTATTATGTCGCGAAGGCCGATTATCGGCCGGATGTTGCGGCCGCAAAATACGCCTGGCAATTGAAGAAAGAGGGAATATTAGTGGCGGACAGCGGCTTCTTGCCGGAAGTGAATTTCGAGACCAATTATTATACACAGCGGACCGGGTTTGATAAAGGGACTGACTGGGATATTATGCTGACCGTGGACGTGCCCATTTTTGACGGCGGCTTGACGCTGGGTAATTCGAAGGAAGCGAATTTGCAGGCGGATCAGGCGGCGCTGTTATTTCACCGGACAAAACGGCTGGCGCCATACGATATCAAGAATACCTACGTAACCCTGAAGACCGCGATGGCTGTTTGCGACGCGCTTCGGAAAACATATACCACCGCAAAACTTAATTATCATCTGCAGAGGAAAGACTATATGCGGAATCTTGTCAATAACCTGGACGTTCTTGCCTCCATACAGACACTGCAGGATTCGGAGAGAAATTACATACATGCGCTCTATGAAGCGAAGCGCCAGTACTGGCAGCTTCGAGTGGCTATCGGCCAGAGCGGAACGGAGAGTTTAAATGACGCTTTCTGACCTATCGATTAAGAGGCCGGTATTCGGCTGGATGCTGATGATCGGTGTCATCGTCTTTGGCGCCATAGGTTTTACGCGCCTGGGAGTGAGTCAGCTCCCCGACATCGATTTTCCCGTCGTAACTGTGGCGATAACCTGGGAGGGAGCGGCCCCGGAGGTAATGGAAACAGACGTAACCGATATCGTCGAAGACGCCGTAATGAGTGTGGAAGGCGTCAAGGAAGTCACTTCGGTATCGATGCAGGGTATTACGCAGATATCGATAGAATTTGACCTTAGCCGTAATATCGACGTTGCCATGCAGGAAGTCCAGACTAAGATCTCTCAGGCGCAGAGGAACCTGCCGCGCGATATCGATCCGCCTATCGTGACCAAAACTAATCCCGAAGACCAACCGATAATGTTTGTAGGGCTTTCCGGAGACAAGCCTCTTAAAGAGCTCATTCACTATGTGAACGAAACATTAAAAGATCAATTTACCACTGTCCCGGGCGTCGGCGAAATCAGGCTGGGGGGATTTGTCGATCCCAACTTGAGAGTTTGGCTGGATGCAGGGAAGATGCAGGATAAGCAGCTTACGGTTGAAGATGTTCTGAATGCTATCGGTTTCCAGCACGCGGACCTTCCGGCGGGCTACATCGATACAGGCCTTAAGGAGGTCAATGTCCGCGTCTATGGCGAGGCCTCAACTCCGGAACAATTCGAAAATATAATAATACCTCAACGTGTGCGCGGCGGGCCCATCTGGAAGAATATGCGCATCGGGGATGTGGGTAGGGTAGAAGACGGCCTGGCGGATATCCGCAGGATCTCTCGCAGCGGAGGCAAGACCGCGATCGGGCTTGGGATAGTAAAGCAGCGCGGCACAAATGCCATGGATGTGGCTAAAGGCGTAAAGAAGAGGGCGGCGGAGCTGCAAAAAACTTTACCCTCAGGAATGCATCTGGCGGTTGTATTTGACGCGACTCAATTTATTCAGGATTCCGTAAATGAGCTGGAACGTAACCTGTTTCTTTCTATTATCCTGACCTCTCTCGTATGCTTTATATTCCTGGGCTCCTGGAGCGCGAACATTAACGTCCTACTATCGATACCATTTTCACTCGCCGGCGCCTTCCTGGTCCTGTATTTCATGGGATTCACTATTAACGTATTTACCATGCTCGGGCTTTCCCTGGTCATAGGTATAGTAGTGGATGACGCGATCATGGTACTGGAGAATATCTCGCGCTATCAGGAGCAGGGCCAGTCGCGCATGAACGCCGCGCTGACAGGTGCGCGCGAGATCACATTTGCCGCGATCGCTACGTCGGTAGCGATCCTGGCGATATTTCTGCCGGTCATCTTCATGCAGGGGATCATCGGTAAGTTCTTCTTCCAGTTCGGAGTTACTATCTCCGTAGCTGTAATGTTCTCTTTACTGGAAGCGATCACTATAACACCGATGAGATGTTCGCAATTTCTGACCGTAGGGCATACATCCGCCTTAGGGAAATTTGTCGATAAGCTCATGAAGCGGACATCCGACTGGTATCGCGCGACCCTCTCCCGTTTATTAAATATGCCGAAGCTGGTATTGACCGTGGCAGTCATCGTCTTTATAGCTTCTTTGGCCCTGACGGCGGTTTTGAAAAAAGAGTTCGTTCCCTCACAGGACCAGGGCCGTTTTCTTGCCAGGATAATGCTGCCTCTCGGCTCATCGATCGAAAAGACGAACGGTGTTTTCTTAGAAGCCGAGAAGTTCCTGATGGGGCGAAAAGATATAGAGACGTATTTCAGCGCAGTGGGCAGTTTCACGGGCGGACAGGTCAATTCGGGATTTCTATTTATCACGATGAAAGACCGGAAGAACAGGCCCTTGGTAAACGGCCATTACGAAACTCAAGCCGAATTCATGCAGATCGCCCGTAAAGCATTCGGTTCGCTGCCCGGAGTCGATCGCGCCGTAATTCAGGACCTTTCTCTATCCGGATTCACGGCGCAGCGCGGTTTTCCCATCGAATTTACGGTCAGGGGGCCGGATTGGGATAAGCTGGGAGAATACGGCCAGGAGATCATGAAACAGATGAAAGCATCCGGTTTTATGACGGATGTCGATACCGACTATCAGCTTGGTATGCCGGAGCTGCAGATCTATCCTGACCGCGAGAAGGCCGCCTCGCACGGCGTCAGTGTCCTTTCAATAGCCAACACGATCAATGCTATGATAGGAGGGGTCCGCCAGGGTAAATTCACAAGCCGTGGTAAACGCTACGATGTCCGGGTCCGGTTGCTCGAAGCCGACCGGTCAAACACGACGGATATCAATAAGATGTGGGTCCGTAATGAATTCGGAGAGGTCGTACCATTGTCGGACGTTGTAACGGCGCATGTCAAGCCTTCGTTGTTTTCGATTACCCGTAAGAACCGTGAGCGCGCTGTGAGCATTTATGGAAATCCGGCTCCGGGACACTCTCAGCAGGAAGCGCTGAACGAAGTCTTAAAAATAGGGAAGAAAGTTTTGCCCGAAGGCTACCGTATAGTATTTTCCGGTGGCGCTCAGGCCTTCAAAGAATCTTTTCAGGGCTTAGTATTTACCCTTATTCTGGGAATTTTTGTAGCGTACATGGTCTTAGGCGTTCAGTTCGACAGTTTCATCCATCCGCTTACGGTGCTTCTGGCTTTACCCTTCAGTATCACCGGCGCGTTCCTGTTCCTTTTTCTAACCGGTAACTCTCTGAATCTTTATAGCATGATCGGACTTATCCTTTTAATGGGCATAGTTAAGAAAAATTCCATCCTGCTGGTGGATTTTACGAACGAGCGCCGCAAGCAGGGGATGGGAGTGCGTGAAGCGCTTCTTGATGCCTGCCCTATACGTTTAAGGCCGATCCTCATGACGTCTATCGCTATAATCGCGGCCGCCGTACCGGAAGCGCTTTCAAAAGGTTCCGGTTCAGAGACGATGGTGCCTATGGCTGTTTCCGTTATCGGCGGAGTGGCTCTTTCCACGATCCTGACGTTGTTTGTCGTTCCATGCGCTTATGAGATATTCTCTAAATTTGAAGCTCATCGCAATCAGTTATCCGGCGATAAAAAAGAATAATTCTCACTCATGATTTTGGCGCTATCTCATAAAACTGTTTTAGGGAACTTTTTTGACACCTAGCTTGTCTAAATATGTAAAAGGAGGAAGGCATATGAAAAATCGAACTTTAGCATTTCGGGTAATAATAGGTTTGTGCCTGGCGCTGACGCTGTTTTACTCAGACGCGTTCGCGCGCGACGGAGGTCGTGATGGAGGGCATTACTACCGTGATGGTACATGGTATAGGCATGGTTTGTTGGGATTTGATATCGCCGTTTCCGCTCTTGCTATAGGAGCGCTTGTTGATTCGCTGCCGCCAAGGCATACCACTGTTATAGTCGGAGGCGTACCATACTACTATTATGACAATTATTATTACAGGCCGTATCCCGGCGGATATGTAGTCGTTCCACCGCCTTTAGTTACTCAGCCTATTGTGACTGTCCCCCCGCCGCCCCCTCCGGTCGTTATGACCGCTCCCATGCCTTCGGCGCAATATCAGGTTCAGAGTCAGGATATGGTGACAATAAATATTCCTAACTCGAGTGGTGGTTACACGGCGGTTACACTGAAAAAATCCGGCAATGGATTCGTCGGACCACAAGGCGAATATTACTCTGAAAATCCGACCGTATTACAGTTAAAAACTCTGTACGGGAAGTAAGGGTTATTACCAGAAGGCGCGTCTCTGCCCTCCGCAAGTAAAGTGCTTGCGGAGGGTTTTTGTTTAAGGTATAATTCGTCATATGAAAATAATAAAAACAACATTGGCGGTTAACGAGCTTAAGCAGATGGCTGTCGCCACCTTTGGAAACCTGGTAAAGGCAGTTATCGATGTCGAGAGAGAGCTGATTGCAGTTGATGCCGAACTTCATTCGGACCTTGAAGCGCTGCTCTTAGAGGACGGCTCAAAACAGAATAACCTTTGGGGAATAAATCTTTATACGGAAATTCAAGGCGATGATTTCATTGAATTTGATTCCATGATCAATATGCGTCCGTCTCGAGGCAATAGGAGCCGCGGCGTGGAAAATGAAATGGTGCGTAAAAAGATCATCGAAATTGTTACGAAAATGGTTAAACGATGAACTATCAGCATAAAGATCTTGCGGCAGGCCGTTGGAGTAAATTATCGTTTTTAGAGCAAATGGCAAATATCGGAAGCGAGGTAGAGCGTGCTCTCAATTGGCGCGCAAAGCATAACGCCGCCTATTGCCAACAGGCTTTCGAGCGCTCTCTTGAGTTAATAGATTTGACGCTGGATAGCGTAAGGGGGTTTGCCCGCCTTAAAGAGCTTGCCCGTTTGCGGGAATCAATCACGGATTATTTCTTCGGAACGAATCAATTCATCTCTACGGAAGAATCGCTAAAGAAATACTTTTCAAATTTCACTTACGCCGCGCGTAAAAATCATTAGCCGAATAAGACAATCATGCCAAAGACGCTATCGGTAAGAACGCTGCGCAAAACATACGGCGACACCATCGCTGTGGATGGTGTGTCCTTCGATGTTAATAGTAATGAGATAGTCGGGCTCATAGGCCCAAACGGTGCGGGAAAGACCACCATTATAAATATTATACTTGGTGTCCTCGCGCCGTCCGCGGGGACAGTTCATATCGAGGGCCTCGATATAGCCTCGCACCGTTCCCAGGCCGCCGCGCATACTAATTTTGCGGCCGTGTACACTCCTTTACCCGGGAATTTAACCGTATCCCAAAATCTGCGTATCTTTGGTCGTTTATATGGAGTAGAAGGCCTGTCGAAACGCGTCGATGAACTTCTCGAGCAGTTCGATCTTGAGGTTTTCCGCGATAAAAAGTGCGGAGTGCTATCTTCCGGTGAGCAGACGCGCGTCGGCCTTGCCAAGGCGATGCTCAATCGTCCGCGCCTTCTTCTGCTTGATGAGCCGACGACATCGCTTGATCCGGCCACCGCTCATGAAATCCGCGCTAAGATCCGCGGCTTCGCGGTACAGGGAACAGGAGGAGTGCTATGGACATCGCATAATATGTATGAGGTCGAGGATATTTGCGACCGGGTGCTCTTTCTTTCGCACGGCAAGATCCTGCTCGAAGGGGATCCGAAGACGATGCCTGCCCAACATGGCAAGAAGACGCTCGAGGAGCTTTTCATCGCGGTAGCGCGTGAACCGCTTACACTGGAGGCAGACTGAATATATGTCTTTCCGCCGTATCTTCGCGATCGTAATCCGACAATTCTATCTTATCCGCGGCAGTTTCTCGCGTGTCTTCCCGCTGTTTGCGTGGGCGGCGGTCGACATGGTCCTGTGGGGCTTTCTTACCAAATATCTCAATACCGTCGCCTCTCCCGGATTTAATTTTGTTACAGCGCTTTTAGGCGCAGTCCTTCTATGGGACTTTTTTATCCGTATCATGCAGGGCGTGACCATGGCGTTCTTCGAGGACGTCTGGTCGCGTAATTTCCTGAACATCTTCGCGACGCCGCTTTTAATATCGGAATATGTCGGCGGCCTCATCCTGTCAAGTATTGCGACGAGTATGGTCGGCCTCGGCGTAATGTTATTTATAGCCGTCACGTTTTTCAAGCTCTCTTTTTTTGTTTATGGCCTCACAGTTATACCGTCCCTTTTTGTGCTATTTTTATTCGGAATATCGCTCGGTATCTTCGGATGCGCGCTGGTGCTTCACTTTGGTCCTGCATCGGAATGGTTTATCTGGCCGATCCCGGCCCTGGTCTCGCCGTTTGTCGGCGTTCTATATCCCATTTCGACGCTCCCCCAGTGGATGCAGTTAATTTCCCGCCTATTGCCGCCGTCATATGTATTCGAAGGATTGAGAGCGATCGTATTGGGCGGTAAAGCCTCAGGAGTTATGCTTCTATTCAGCGGGTTCCTTGCCGTCGGATATATCCTTTTGGCATATTGGTTTTTTACAAAGGTCTACAGGAACGCCTTGCGTACGGGCCTCATAGCCCGCTATAGCGCGGAAAGCCTGAGTTAGCCCCTGACCAATGCCCCCGCCTTTTTCTGATATCCAAAAAATAAATATTCGTACATGCCAAAATATAGTGTATACTTACAAAAAAGGAGAAAAATATATGAGACGGGCTATAAAAAGTATTTTTGCGGCGGTCCTGTTTTTAACGCTGGCATCCTCATTTTCTTATTGTGAAACTATAAGCGTAGATGAGCTGGTCACGCGGTATGTCAATGCGACCGAAGTCCAGCGCCAGCAGATAGAGTCCGAATATAGATATAAGACGATAAGCGTCAGCGGCACAATAAAAGACGTTATAGACTGGAACACGTTTGATGAGAAGACAGACACGGCCGGACATTATTATAAAGTAATTACAGAATCGAAGACGGCCAAGGCGGGCATCTCTTATGAAATATCGATATTATATAAGGACAAGGCAAAGGTTGAGCCGCTTAGTAAAGGCCAGGAGATAAAAACAGACGGGACTTTTATAAAGATCATTAATGAGATCAACCTGCTTTCAATATTGGTATATACAGACGAGTTAACTCCCGAAGACAAAGTAATGTTTGAATTATAAAGGAGCGGCTTCTATGAGTAAAAATAAAATTCTGGTTGTGGATGATGAAGAAGATATGCTGGATTTTTTAGAACTGCGGTTAGCGGCGAACGGGTACTCTGTCGTGACGGCTAATAATGGCAATGATGCCATACGCCTTGCGAAAGAAGAGCGCCCGGATCTTATACTCCTCGATATAATGATGCCGGGGCTGGACGGAAGTGAAGTTGCCGGGATATTAAAAGACAATCCTGAAACTAAAAGTATACCGATCGTCTTTTTAACATGTCTGTACGCAAAGGAAGAAGAAAAGAAGCAGGGACATACAATACATGGCAATTTTTTTGTAGCCAAACCCTTTGATCAAAATGAGCTTTTGTCGGAAATAAAGAGGCAAATAGATAAAAAATAGCGTGGCGTCAGTTCCAATACAACGGGGAAATCGATGAATATCGGCAGGCTGCTTGATAATGAAAAAGAGAAACCAAAAGCGCGGGTCAGCTTAAGGCGAAAAATCACTGCGCTTATTTGCCTATCGATATTAATTGTTCTCCTTATCGGC includes these proteins:
- a CDS encoding MarR family transcriptional regulator; the protein is MSQLTLSEFVDKLSEMMPAIMREFLKQESDKFYNVKITIPQLVVLEMLTRDGESRMTDLARSINVTTAAMTGIVDRLVRDGYVTRTSDLEDRRVIKIKPTAKGARVAKSALEHKKAIFRKMFGVISQDDREEYLRILTIIRDRIGTPGAVTT
- a CDS encoding TolC family protein, with product MIKRILAVIMMCALALGYNPTYVLSESDSASLAAHKTSAKARPKNNDLAPAVHESGSLPVQLSQVRPALTLSDCYQMSLVQSEIIAISADLIKVTEAHFLQALSIGLPHVSFQSSDFQQADATIEDTGGGASSASASLKNSTRNFNATQTLFNGFKAIAAMRGSKYERSQRTEEKTRAEQLLLVDVSNAFYLLIEKRQDIKVLIMTRDALANRVKELRDRADIGKSRPSEIVNAKAQFYSVEAALEVSRSQEVIARQLLEFLVGQPVGEVVDMYRFPSRLLSESYYVAKADYRPDVAAAKYAWQLKKEGILVADSGFLPEVNFETNYYTQRTGFDKGTDWDIMLTVDVPIFDGGLTLGNSKEANLQADQAALLFHRTKRLAPYDIKNTYVTLKTAMAVCDALRKTYTTAKLNYHLQRKDYMRNLVNNLDVLASIQTLQDSERNYIHALYEAKRQYWQLRVAIGQSGTESLNDAF
- a CDS encoding efflux RND transporter permease subunit: MTLSDLSIKRPVFGWMLMIGVIVFGAIGFTRLGVSQLPDIDFPVVTVAITWEGAAPEVMETDVTDIVEDAVMSVEGVKEVTSVSMQGITQISIEFDLSRNIDVAMQEVQTKISQAQRNLPRDIDPPIVTKTNPEDQPIMFVGLSGDKPLKELIHYVNETLKDQFTTVPGVGEIRLGGFVDPNLRVWLDAGKMQDKQLTVEDVLNAIGFQHADLPAGYIDTGLKEVNVRVYGEASTPEQFENIIIPQRVRGGPIWKNMRIGDVGRVEDGLADIRRISRSGGKTAIGLGIVKQRGTNAMDVAKGVKKRAAELQKTLPSGMHLAVVFDATQFIQDSVNELERNLFLSIILTSLVCFIFLGSWSANINVLLSIPFSLAGAFLVLYFMGFTINVFTMLGLSLVIGIVVDDAIMVLENISRYQEQGQSRMNAALTGAREITFAAIATSVAILAIFLPVIFMQGIIGKFFFQFGVTISVAVMFSLLEAITITPMRCSQFLTVGHTSALGKFVDKLMKRTSDWYRATLSRLLNMPKLVLTVAVIVFIASLALTAVLKKEFVPSQDQGRFLARIMLPLGSSIEKTNGVFLEAEKFLMGRKDIETYFSAVGSFTGGQVNSGFLFITMKDRKNRPLVNGHYETQAEFMQIARKAFGSLPGVDRAVIQDLSLSGFTAQRGFPIEFTVRGPDWDKLGEYGQEIMKQMKASGFMTDVDTDYQLGMPELQIYPDREKAASHGVSVLSIANTINAMIGGVRQGKFTSRGKRYDVRVRLLEADRSNTTDINKMWVRNEFGEVVPLSDVVTAHVKPSLFSITRKNRERAVSIYGNPAPGHSQQEALNEVLKIGKKVLPEGYRIVFSGGAQAFKESFQGLVFTLILGIFVAYMVLGVQFDSFIHPLTVLLALPFSITGAFLFLFLTGNSLNLYSMIGLILLMGIVKKNSILLVDFTNERRKQGMGVREALLDACPIRLRPILMTSIAIIAAAVPEALSKGSGSETMVPMAVSVIGGVALSTILTLFVVPCAYEIFSKFEAHRNQLSGDKKE
- a CDS encoding DUF5674 family protein, which gives rise to MKIIKTTLAVNELKQMAVATFGNLVKAVIDVERELIAVDAELHSDLEALLLEDGSKQNNLWGINLYTEIQGDDFIEFDSMINMRPSRGNRSRGVENEMVRKKIIEIVTKMVKR
- a CDS encoding ABC transporter ATP-binding protein, whose translation is MPKTLSVRTLRKTYGDTIAVDGVSFDVNSNEIVGLIGPNGAGKTTIINIILGVLAPSAGTVHIEGLDIASHRSQAAAHTNFAAVYTPLPGNLTVSQNLRIFGRLYGVEGLSKRVDELLEQFDLEVFRDKKCGVLSSGEQTRVGLAKAMLNRPRLLLLDEPTTSLDPATAHEIRAKIRGFAVQGTGGVLWTSHNMYEVEDICDRVLFLSHGKILLEGDPKTMPAQHGKKTLEELFIAVAREPLTLEAD
- a CDS encoding ABC transporter permease, which codes for MSFRRIFAIVIRQFYLIRGSFSRVFPLFAWAAVDMVLWGFLTKYLNTVASPGFNFVTALLGAVLLWDFFIRIMQGVTMAFFEDVWSRNFLNIFATPLLISEYVGGLILSSIATSMVGLGVMLFIAVTFFKLSFFVYGLTVIPSLFVLFLFGISLGIFGCALVLHFGPASEWFIWPIPALVSPFVGVLYPISTLPQWMQLISRLLPPSYVFEGLRAIVLGGKASGVMLLFSGFLAVGYILLAYWFFTKVYRNALRTGLIARYSAESLS
- a CDS encoding response regulator, encoding MSKNKILVVDDEEDMLDFLELRLAANGYSVVTANNGNDAIRLAKEERPDLILLDIMMPGLDGSEVAGILKDNPETKSIPIVFLTCLYAKEEEKKQGHTIHGNFFVAKPFDQNELLSEIKRQIDKK